The proteins below come from a single Hyperolius riggenbachi isolate aHypRig1 chromosome 8, aHypRig1.pri, whole genome shotgun sequence genomic window:
- the LOC137527330 gene encoding olfactory receptor 6C3-like, which yields MGKPNQTMVTFFILNGISDVPGLQVPFFLLVLLLYLLTLGGNLTILLLVCLDRHLHTPMYFFLANLSIIDTSSMTVALHKVLLIGITGNHVISYVSCLAQVYLFGCFLSHELLILTAMSYDRYVAVCNPLRYSGIMNQRVCVLLAAACWVLGFIEIIPYVVLLTGYSCYRSNVINHFFCDPMLIIQLSCSDTSALQILLIVEGSAVMGLSHFLLTFISYVYIISAILKIHTSTGRRKAFYTCSSHITVSILLSTTLSYQYLRPITADSLQYNKLLALINTAAVPILNPIIYSLKNKDVKSAFKRRLHFLRNYN from the coding sequence ATGGGAAAaccaaatcagaccatggtgacatttttcatCCTCAATGGAATCTCAGATGTTCCAGGGTTGCAGGTTCCATTCTTCCTCCTTGTTCTTCTCCTTTACCTTCTCACCCTTGGTGGAAACCTAACAATTCTTCTCTTGGTCTGCCTGGATCGCCATCTTCATACTCCTATGTACTTTTTTCTGGCCAATTTGTCCATCATTGATACGAGCTCCATGACGGTTGCCCTACACAAGGTCCTTCTCATCGGTATAACTGGCAATCATGTTATTTCTTATGTAAGCTGTCTAGCCCAGGTTTATTTATTTGGATGCTTCCTTAGCCATGAATTGTTAATTCTCACAGCGATGAGCTATGACCGTTATGTAGCCGTCTGTAATCCCCTGAGATATTCTGGTATCATGAATCAACGAGTCTGTGTTCTTCTAGCTGCTGCCTGTTGGGTTCTTGGCTTCATAGAAATAATACCGTATGTTGTTTTGCTGACTGGCTATTCCTGTTACAGGTCCAATGTAATAAACCATTTCTTCTGTGATCCTatgctcatcatacaactctcttGCAGTGACACCTCTGCTCTGCAGATTTTGTTAATTGTTGAAGGAAGTGCTGTAATGGGGCttagccattttcttctaacttTTATATCCTATGTTTATATCATCTCTGCCATATTAAAGATTCATACCAGCACGGGAAGACGAAAAGCCTTCTACACATGTTCCTCACATATCACAGTCTCCATTCTTCTGTCTACCACATTAAGCTACCAGTATCTGAGGCCCATCACAGCAGACAGTCTACAATACAATAAACTACTTGCTCTGATTAATACAGCTGCTGTTCCCATATTAAATCCTATCATTTATAGCTTAAAAAATAAAGATGTGAAATCAGCTTTTAAGAGGAGGCTACATTTTTTGAGAAATTACAATTAA